A single genomic interval of Rosistilla ulvae harbors:
- a CDS encoding thioredoxin domain-containing protein — protein MTNRLAQSNSPYLLQHQDNPVDWYPWGEEALQRAKDEHKPIFLSIGYAACHWCHVMEHESFEQPRIAELLNDRFVCIKVDREERPDIDQIYMHAVQAMTGQGGWPMSMFLTPEGKPFYGGTYFPPTSRSGMPGFDTIVNAVADAWENKQSDVLCQADQMTNHLQESLQPQPDGKPELFSRWIAAACKAKAETFDAQNGGFGSRPKFPHPMDLELMLRHWHATGEDRWLNIVTVTLSKMADGGIYDHLGGGFARYSVDERWLVPHFEKMLYDNALLAGIYLRGYQATGNQRFAQVARESLEYLIRDMLDPCGAIHCTEDADSEGEEGKYYVWTPDEVVKVLGEARGERFCQIYDITQEGNFEGKNILNLRRPLELIASSQGLDYETLRSKLAEDRQRLLEVRESRVRPGRDDKVLVSWNALAIDALALASGVLGDARMLEVAQGAAEFIWTQMRTDQGRLLHAYRQGTSHLDAYVDDYATLITALVSLFEADGDSKWLARASELADQMLDHFSDTTAGGFFYTADDHESLILRTKDYHDSSVPSGNGEAAYALIRLARLTGNERFEAAANLTLRSAVTVMTEQAMAASRLLIALDICLNPTQQFVLVDPSAESLTKLKSAYFQAYRPRAVLAAEVAIGSEPSRDLTIENLFRGKTAVDGGPTLYQGESFTCKEPATGTAAILDALGSKN, from the coding sequence ATGACCAATCGACTCGCTCAATCCAACAGTCCTTATCTGTTGCAGCATCAAGACAATCCCGTCGATTGGTATCCGTGGGGTGAGGAAGCGCTGCAGCGGGCCAAAGACGAACACAAGCCGATCTTCCTGTCGATCGGATATGCGGCGTGCCATTGGTGCCACGTGATGGAGCACGAGAGCTTTGAACAGCCACGGATCGCCGAACTGTTGAACGATCGCTTCGTCTGCATCAAAGTTGATCGCGAGGAACGGCCCGACATCGATCAGATCTACATGCACGCGGTCCAAGCGATGACCGGCCAAGGTGGCTGGCCGATGAGCATGTTCCTGACTCCCGAGGGGAAACCGTTCTACGGCGGAACCTATTTCCCGCCGACCAGTCGATCGGGCATGCCCGGCTTCGATACGATCGTCAACGCAGTCGCCGACGCTTGGGAAAACAAGCAGTCCGATGTTTTGTGCCAAGCCGATCAGATGACGAATCACTTGCAAGAGTCGCTGCAGCCGCAGCCCGATGGCAAGCCCGAACTGTTTTCCCGCTGGATCGCGGCGGCGTGCAAAGCGAAAGCGGAAACCTTCGACGCTCAAAACGGCGGCTTCGGATCGCGGCCCAAATTCCCGCATCCGATGGATCTGGAACTGATGCTGCGTCACTGGCATGCGACCGGCGAGGATCGCTGGCTGAACATCGTCACCGTCACGCTTTCGAAGATGGCCGATGGCGGGATCTACGATCATCTGGGCGGCGGATTCGCGCGGTACAGCGTCGATGAGCGATGGTTGGTCCCGCACTTTGAAAAGATGCTCTACGACAACGCGCTGCTGGCCGGCATCTATCTACGTGGCTATCAAGCGACCGGCAACCAGCGGTTTGCTCAAGTCGCTCGCGAGTCGCTCGAATACCTGATCCGCGACATGTTGGATCCCTGCGGCGCGATCCACTGCACCGAAGATGCCGACAGCGAGGGAGAGGAAGGCAAATATTATGTCTGGACACCCGACGAGGTCGTGAAGGTTTTGGGCGAAGCCCGAGGCGAGCGGTTCTGCCAAATCTACGACATCACTCAAGAGGGAAATTTCGAAGGCAAAAACATCCTCAACCTGCGGCGTCCGCTGGAATTGATCGCCAGCAGCCAGGGGCTCGATTACGAAACGCTCCGCAGCAAGCTGGCCGAAGATCGCCAGCGGCTGCTGGAGGTTCGCGAGTCGCGCGTCCGACCAGGCCGCGACGATAAGGTGCTTGTCAGCTGGAACGCGCTTGCGATCGACGCGTTGGCGCTGGCCAGCGGCGTGCTGGGAGACGCGCGGATGCTGGAGGTCGCTCAGGGAGCGGCCGAGTTCATCTGGACTCAGATGCGGACCGACCAAGGGCGACTGCTGCACGCCTATCGGCAAGGCACGTCGCATCTCGATGCGTACGTCGATGATTACGCGACGCTGATCACGGCGCTGGTTTCGCTGTTCGAAGCCGATGGCGACAGCAAGTGGCTCGCCCGCGCCAGCGAATTGGCCGACCAGATGCTCGACCATTTCAGCGACACCACCGCCGGCGGCTTCTTCTATACCGCGGACGATCACGAATCGCTGATCCTGCGGACCAAAGACTATCACGACAGCAGCGTTCCCAGCGGCAATGGCGAAGCGGCATATGCGTTGATCCGCTTGGCGCGTCTGACCGGCAACGAACGCTTTGAAGCGGCGGCGAATCTGACGCTGCGATCGGCCGTGACCGTGATGACCGAACAAGCGATGGCGGCCAGCCGATTGCTGATAGCGTTGGATATCTGCCTGAACCCGACGCAGCAGTTTGTGTTAGTCGACCCGTCGGCGGAATCGCTGACGAAGCTGAAATCGGCCTACTTCCAGGCCTATCGCCCGCGAGCCGTCTTGGCCGCGGAAGTCGCCATCGGAAGCGAACCGAGCCGCGACCTGACCATCGAAAATCTGTTCCGTGGCAAAACCGCAGTCGATGGCGGTCCGACGCTCTACCAAGGTGAAAGCTTCACCTGCAAGGAACCGGCCACCGGCACCGCAGCGATTCTCGACGCGTTGGGCTCCAAGAACTAA
- a CDS encoding sodium:solute symporter family protein, with protein sequence MTVIDIIVLIVYFGTMIGIGLWAMRRVKGQEDYFMGGRGFGKLLQTFAAFGAGTGAHEPVQVGRTGWTSGLSGVWSALMWLFVTPIYWFTAVWYRRMRHLTLGDWFVERYNSKALGAAYTLFAIVFYMFYLSTMLSAIAKFSVPLMGVETLWGYELKYILIPTIAAIVIVYGVLGGLTAAYWTDLIQGIFIILLSILLIPFGLLALVKQFGDPATMGIMDGFTILHQRVAADNFSLFAGPSAGEFPPQYIFALTLLALVGIVVQPHFIATGGGSAKSEDEARIGLVVGNLLKRLCTAGWALTALIALALLAGNAEIAADPDRVWGVAAREILGPLNLGLVGLMLACLLAAMMSSADAYMIVTSGLVVRNVYAAYIEPDATEAKCVGVARMTGLIIIVGASIVAIYFSNVFGQFKMAIELPLLFAAPFWIGMVWRRANRTAVWMTISFVAVVFFILPIALPIVNPAMREDPSLTTTTQIVTTTRVREATPVDVAKHEAWETAVAQAEERHADDPERLAAVLKSIGAAPPKAVIGEPITLVNKTGGASIFWTEGVVPIGDSELETVSETEVDGVKTLVQKQTGAMQGKGNFNIDFMLYHLLGIDLGSVSKATLASLRLPPRVVMPFVFLIVVSYLTPRDDKEKLDRYYAKMKTEVDPDPEKDRAKLEASYADPTRFDDRRLVPGGDIEIMRPGRKDIGGFVLSIAVCAAIIGLLVWVAQIGS encoded by the coding sequence ATGACTGTTATCGATATCATTGTTTTGATCGTCTACTTTGGCACCATGATCGGCATCGGCTTGTGGGCCATGCGACGTGTCAAAGGGCAAGAAGATTATTTCATGGGGGGCCGCGGGTTTGGCAAATTGCTGCAAACCTTCGCCGCCTTTGGTGCCGGAACCGGAGCTCATGAACCGGTGCAAGTCGGCCGGACCGGTTGGACCAGCGGCCTGTCGGGCGTTTGGTCGGCGCTGATGTGGTTGTTCGTGACGCCGATCTATTGGTTCACCGCCGTCTGGTATCGCCGGATGCGGCACCTGACCCTCGGCGATTGGTTTGTCGAACGCTACAACTCCAAAGCCCTCGGCGCCGCGTACACGCTGTTCGCGATCGTCTTCTATATGTTCTACCTGTCGACGATGCTCTCGGCGATCGCCAAGTTTTCGGTGCCGTTGATGGGTGTCGAGACGCTGTGGGGATACGAACTGAAGTACATTCTGATCCCGACGATCGCGGCGATCGTGATCGTCTACGGCGTGTTGGGCGGATTGACCGCCGCCTATTGGACCGATCTGATTCAAGGCATCTTCATCATCCTGTTGTCGATCCTGTTGATCCCCTTTGGCCTGCTGGCACTAGTGAAACAGTTCGGCGATCCGGCGACGATGGGGATCATGGACGGATTTACGATCCTGCATCAACGCGTTGCCGCCGATAATTTCAGTCTGTTCGCCGGCCCGAGTGCTGGTGAGTTCCCGCCGCAGTACATCTTCGCGTTGACATTGCTCGCCCTGGTCGGGATCGTTGTCCAGCCGCACTTCATCGCGACCGGTGGTGGTTCGGCGAAGAGCGAAGATGAGGCTCGGATCGGTCTGGTCGTCGGTAACTTGCTGAAACGCTTGTGCACCGCCGGTTGGGCGTTGACGGCGTTGATCGCCTTGGCGCTGCTGGCAGGCAATGCGGAGATCGCCGCCGATCCGGATCGGGTCTGGGGCGTCGCGGCTCGCGAGATCCTGGGGCCGCTGAACCTTGGGCTGGTCGGACTGATGCTGGCCTGCTTGTTGGCAGCGATGATGAGTTCCGCTGACGCGTACATGATCGTCACCTCGGGCCTTGTCGTCCGCAACGTTTACGCGGCGTATATCGAACCCGACGCAACCGAAGCGAAATGTGTCGGCGTCGCTCGGATGACTGGCTTGATCATCATCGTGGGAGCGTCGATCGTGGCGATCTACTTCTCGAACGTCTTTGGTCAGTTCAAGATGGCGATCGAGCTGCCGCTGCTGTTTGCCGCTCCGTTCTGGATCGGAATGGTCTGGCGAAGAGCGAACCGAACGGCGGTTTGGATGACGATCAGTTTTGTCGCTGTCGTCTTCTTCATCCTGCCGATCGCCCTGCCGATCGTGAACCCTGCGATGCGCGAAGATCCTTCGCTGACAACGACAACTCAGATCGTGACCACAACCCGCGTTCGCGAAGCCACGCCGGTTGACGTCGCCAAACATGAAGCTTGGGAGACAGCGGTCGCTCAAGCCGAAGAGCGTCACGCAGACGATCCCGAGCGATTGGCCGCGGTTCTGAAATCGATCGGTGCAGCGCCACCCAAAGCGGTGATCGGCGAACCGATCACGCTAGTCAACAAGACCGGCGGCGCATCGATCTTCTGGACCGAAGGGGTCGTGCCGATCGGCGATTCGGAACTGGAAACCGTCTCCGAAACCGAAGTCGACGGCGTCAAGACGCTCGTGCAAAAACAGACCGGAGCGATGCAGGGGAAGGGCAACTTCAACATCGATTTCATGCTCTACCATCTGCTGGGGATCGACCTTGGCAGCGTTTCCAAAGCGACCCTCGCCTCGCTGCGTCTGCCGCCGCGAGTCGTGATGCCGTTTGTGTTCCTGATCGTCGTCAGCTACCTGACCCCGCGCGATGACAAAGAGAAGTTGGACCGCTATTACGCCAAGATGAAAACCGAGGTCGATCCCGATCCGGAGAAGGATCGAGCGAAGCTGGAAGCATCGTACGCCGACCCGACACGGTTCGACGATCGTCGGTTGGTGCCTGGCGGCGACATCGAGATCATGCGTCCCGGCCGCAAAGACATCGGCGGGTTCGTGCTCTCGATCGCGGTTTGCGCCGCGATCATCGGCCTGTTGGTCTGGGTAGCCCAAATCGGCTCCTAA
- a CDS encoding SDR family NAD(P)-dependent oxidoreductase yields the protein MQDKNFVIVGGSHGIGAGIVRRCVERGAKVTVLSRGIGELADLPGVRHVPLDVTQRGPTADELPDSIDALAYCPGSINLGPLRSVTEQTLRDDFELNVVGAVRCMQACLAGLKSGASASVVLFSTVAVQQGLAMHTSVAAAKGAIEGLTRTWAAELAPKVRVNCIAPALTATQLSERLLATDEKRQAMAAMYPLGRHGEVDDIAAAAEFLLSDASSWITGQVLGVDGGLSSLRK from the coding sequence ATGCAAGACAAAAATTTCGTCATCGTTGGTGGCAGTCATGGGATCGGCGCAGGGATCGTCCGCCGCTGCGTGGAAAGAGGAGCCAAGGTGACGGTGCTTTCGCGTGGCATCGGCGAACTGGCCGATCTGCCCGGCGTTCGGCACGTTCCGCTCGACGTGACGCAGCGGGGGCCGACGGCGGATGAGCTGCCCGATTCCATCGACGCTTTGGCCTACTGCCCGGGATCGATCAACCTGGGACCGCTGCGATCGGTCACCGAACAGACGCTGCGAGATGATTTTGAGCTCAACGTGGTCGGCGCCGTTAGGTGCATGCAAGCCTGCTTGGCCGGACTGAAATCGGGAGCTTCCGCCAGCGTCGTCCTGTTCAGCACCGTCGCCGTTCAACAGGGACTCGCCATGCACACCTCCGTGGCGGCAGCCAAAGGAGCGATCGAAGGTTTAACTCGCACCTGGGCTGCGGAACTCGCCCCCAAGGTTCGCGTCAACTGCATCGCCCCGGCCCTGACCGCAACTCAACTGAGCGAACGTCTGCTGGCCACCGACGAGAAACGTCAGGCGATGGCGGCCATGTATCCTCTAGGCCGCCACGGCGAAGTCGACGACATCGCTGCGGCAGCCGAATTCTTGCTCTCCGACGCCAGCAGCTGGATCACCGGCCAAGTTCTAGGAGTCGACGGCGGGCTATCGTCGCTACGTAAATAG